The following proteins are encoded in a genomic region of Odontesthes bonariensis isolate fOdoBon6 chromosome 19, fOdoBon6.hap1, whole genome shotgun sequence:
- the ift46 gene encoding intraflagellar transport protein 46 homolog, with amino-acid sequence MERADRVKGPRLLKNQPYDESLEVVDGEEVASVYSPTPRGLHQPESSRNRRVRSLMSADSSSDELDEDPKPQRPKEPAGAQPGGSPNEEEEEEEEEEDSDEDDTDDDDDDDEPTEAPEGAYDPADYANLPVSTEVRELFQYITRYTPQTIELEHHLKPFIPDFIPAVGDIDAFLKVPRADGKTDNLGLLVLDEPSVKQSDPTVLSLWLSEETKQHGATELKKVTSVASPQANPRAVDSWVESIGALHRSKPPASVQYGRPMPDIDSLMQEWPAELEEQLGRLQLPPARLGCGLSQYVDIVCALLDIPVYGSRIQALHLLFSLYLEFRDSQHFTRRV; translated from the exons ATGGAGCGGGCTGACCGGGTGAAAGGGCCCCGACTGCTGAAGAACCAGCCGTACGACGAGAGCCTGGAGGTGGTGGACGGTGAGGAGGTGGCCAGCGTCTACAGCCCGACTCCCCGCGGCCTTCATCAG CCAGAGTCGAGCAGGAATAGGAGAGTTCGCAGCCTCATGTCGGCCGACAGCAGCAGCGACGAACTGGACGAGGACCCGAAGCCTCAGAGGCCTAAAGAACCGGCGGGGGCGCAGCCGGGGGGCAGTCCcaatgaggaggaggaagaggaagaggaggaggaagactcTGATGAGGACGATACAGACGACGACGACGACGACGACGAGCCCACCGAGGCTCCGGAGGGAGCGTACGACCCCGCAGACTACGCCAACCTGCCGGTCAGCACTGAGGTCAGAGAGCTGTTCCAGTACATCACCCG CTACACCCCTCAGACCATCGAGCTGGAGCACCACCTGAAGCCGTTCATCCCCGACTTCATCCCGGCTGTGGGAGACATCGACGCCTTCCTGAAG GTGCCGAGAGCAGACGGGAAAACGGACAATCTGGGCCTGCTGGTTCTGGATGAGCCCAGCGTGAAGCAGTCGGACCCCACGGTGCTGTCACTGTGGCTGTCTGAGGAGACCAAGCAGCACGGCGCCACAGAG CTGAAGAAGGTGACCAGCGTGGCCAGCCCTCAGGCCAACCCGCGGGCGGTGGACAGCTGGGTGGAGAGCATCGGCGCCCTGCACCGCTCCAAGCCGCCGGCCAGCGTGCAGTACGGCCGGCCCATGCCCGACATCGACAGCCTGATGCAGGAGTGGCCGGCCgagctggaggagcagctgggcCGCCTGCAGCTGCCGCCGGCTCGCCTGGGCTGCGGCCTGTCGCAGTACGTGGACATCGTCTGCGCCCTGCTGGACATCCCCGTGTACGGCAGCCGGATCCAGGCCCTGCACCTGCTGTTCAGCCTCTACCTGGAGTTCAGAGACTCGCAGCACTTCACCCGCCGGGTGTAG